One genomic window of Undibacterium cyanobacteriorum includes the following:
- the ggt gene encoding gamma-glutamyltransferase: protein MQVLPTYSSAYSSTYLSADSQTSSLRILPRLIAATLLLSLSLPSMAGAKSNNTTAANTKTPEMHGRGGAAATINEYATQSAMQVLNRGGNAIDAAVAAAATLGVTDPFSCGIGGGGFMLIYLAKEKRFITLDHRETAPQGFRSDAFMRDGKPIAWEDAVNSGMAVGVPGTVRGWDEALRRYGTMSFKKVLSPAIAVAERGFPITPIFHHLNQGAAAKFQRYSSSSALYLHQGQALPVGFHFRNPDLAKTYRLIAQAGVNGFYRGPVAQAFVNTVNQPPVNQGVAVVPGKMQLSDLDNYEARWRLPVHTTYRGLDLYSMGLPSSGGVTVFEALNMLEHFDLKKMPREQVEHLYLEAARLAFADRNAYLADPEYVDAPVQGLLSKAYAQQRAQLINPQQAMARDVAAVAGDPYQYQNDPSITLRPQTAAQKLQEERKHTTHLTVSDREGNIVSYTYTIEDWGGNGMVVPGYGFLLNNELTDFDFAAPHPNVPEAGKRPRSSISPVIALKEGKPAFTLGSPGGSTIITTVLQSIVNHVDLNMSMLKALGAPRLSERNDVVTQVEPGFAASAQAQALAAKGHRWTIDESDKEIGAASAIVFHADGSVTAVSEPERHGVGSAKVQIPEGPTKNRR, encoded by the coding sequence TTGATCGCGGCGACGCTCTTGTTGAGTTTAAGTCTGCCGAGCATGGCGGGCGCAAAGTCCAACAACACCACCGCAGCCAACACAAAAACGCCTGAAATGCACGGACGAGGTGGTGCTGCAGCGACCATCAATGAATACGCGACACAATCGGCGATGCAGGTATTGAATCGTGGTGGTAATGCGATCGACGCCGCCGTCGCTGCAGCGGCGACTTTGGGTGTGACTGACCCATTCAGCTGTGGCATTGGCGGTGGTGGTTTCATGCTGATATATCTCGCCAAGGAAAAGCGTTTCATCACCCTCGATCATCGCGAAACAGCGCCACAAGGTTTCCGCTCTGATGCCTTTATGCGCGATGGCAAACCAATTGCGTGGGAAGACGCCGTCAACAGCGGTATGGCAGTCGGTGTACCTGGCACCGTGCGCGGCTGGGACGAAGCTTTAAGACGCTACGGCACCATGTCCTTTAAAAAGGTTCTGAGCCCAGCGATCGCGGTGGCCGAACGCGGTTTTCCGATCACGCCTATTTTTCACCATCTCAATCAAGGTGCTGCGGCCAAGTTCCAACGTTATAGTTCGAGCAGCGCACTGTATCTTCATCAAGGTCAAGCCCTGCCGGTTGGTTTTCATTTCCGCAATCCAGACCTCGCCAAAACTTATCGCCTGATTGCCCAAGCCGGTGTGAATGGGTTTTATCGCGGGCCCGTCGCGCAAGCCTTTGTTAACACCGTGAATCAACCGCCAGTCAATCAAGGTGTCGCAGTGGTACCAGGGAAAATGCAACTGAGCGATTTAGACAACTACGAAGCGAGATGGCGTCTGCCGGTGCATACGACGTATCGTGGACTCGATCTGTATAGCATGGGTTTGCCCAGTAGCGGCGGCGTCACCGTGTTTGAAGCACTCAATATGCTCGAACATTTTGATTTGAAAAAAATGCCGCGCGAACAGGTCGAGCACTTGTATCTTGAAGCAGCGCGGCTCGCCTTTGCCGACCGCAATGCTTATCTTGCGGACCCTGAATACGTTGACGCGCCAGTACAAGGTTTACTCTCCAAGGCTTATGCGCAACAGCGTGCTCAATTGATCAATCCGCAGCAAGCGATGGCGCGTGATGTGGCTGCAGTGGCGGGCGATCCATACCAATATCAGAACGATCCAAGTATTACCTTGCGTCCGCAAACAGCCGCACAGAAGTTGCAAGAGGAGCGCAAACACACGACGCATTTGACGGTGAGCGACCGCGAGGGAAATATTGTGAGTTATACCTACACCATCGAGGACTGGGGTGGTAATGGTATGGTGGTGCCGGGTTATGGCTTCTTACTCAATAATGAGCTCACCGATTTTGACTTCGCCGCACCGCACCCGAATGTGCCAGAAGCCGGTAAGCGTCCTCGCAGCAGCATTTCGCCTGTGATCGCCCTGAAGGAAGGTAAGCCCGCCTTCACCCTAGGAAGTCCAGGTGGATCAACGATTATTACCACCGTCTTGCAAAGTATCGTGAATCATGTGGACCTCAATATGTCCATGTTGAAAGCACTTGGCGCGCCGCGTTTATCCGAACGCAATGATGTGGTCACCCAAGTCGAACCGGGTTTCGCGGCAAGCGCACAGGCACAAGCGCTTGCAGCCAAAGGGCATCGTTGGACCATCGATGAAAGCGACAAAGAAATCGGCGCCGCGAGTGCTATCGTGTTTCATGCCGATGGTAGTGTGACGGCTGTTAGTGAGCCGGAGAGGCATGGGGTGGGCAGCGCCAAAGTTCAAATCCCGGAAGGACCGACGAAAAACAGACGCTAG
- a CDS encoding Bax inhibitor-1/YccA family protein translates to MEIVDAQGGYSPSREQFIGRTFNHLGAAIVGFTLIECGLFMSGIADSLARAMLALPWLAILGAFMLVGWLATRTAHTATSKGAQYAALLAYVVAQAFLFVPILAIANAMAPGMITNAAVVTLIGAGGLIAVAYTSRKDFSFLGSLLKWGGVVALALIVAGAIFGFQLGLFFSVAMVGLAGAAILYDASNVFHHYDDDRYVAAALQLFASIALMFWYVLRIFMSRD, encoded by the coding sequence ATGGAAATCGTAGACGCACAAGGTGGTTATAGCCCATCCCGTGAGCAATTTATTGGTCGCACATTTAATCATTTGGGAGCTGCAATTGTTGGCTTTACACTGATCGAATGTGGTCTGTTTATGTCTGGTATTGCCGATAGTTTGGCGCGTGCCATGCTGGCTTTGCCTTGGTTGGCAATTCTTGGCGCATTTATGTTGGTCGGTTGGTTGGCTACCCGTACAGCACATACGGCGACCAGTAAAGGTGCCCAGTATGCAGCATTGCTTGCTTATGTTGTGGCTCAAGCATTCTTATTCGTACCGATTTTAGCGATTGCCAATGCTATGGCGCCAGGCATGATCACCAATGCAGCAGTCGTTACTCTGATCGGCGCTGGTGGATTAATCGCCGTCGCTTACACTTCGCGTAAGGATTTTAGTTTCTTAGGCAGCTTGTTAAAGTGGGGCGGCGTCGTGGCGCTTGCTTTGATCGTCGCAGGCGCGATTTTTGGTTTCCAATTGGGCTTGTTCTTCTCTGTAGCAATGGTGGGTTTAGCGGGCGCAGCTATTTTGTATGACGCATCCAATGTTTTCCATCATTACGATGATGATCGCTATGTGGCTGCAGCATTGCAATTATTCGCATCGATTGCCTTGATGTTCTGGTACGTCTTGCGTATTTTCATGAGCCGCGACTAA
- a CDS encoding DNA alkylation repair protein, with translation MKKFLAHAMHITDYFEQLQQVFIRHARPENMAAMEAYMLDQFQFLGIKAPQRRALMKELGAPRWSAEQVLELAQALWTLPYREYHYVAVDQLARHVKILQPQHVGTLLELAQSQSWWDSVDGLAGVIGDILLLDQKQHGPRDTSMDAALEHPCMWLRRIAMTHQLGWRLETNTERLQTYALRLADEKEFFIRKAIGWALRDYGRWNKEFVVQFCRHNDKLLSPLSLREALKHLA, from the coding sequence GTGAAAAAATTTCTAGCTCACGCCATGCATATCACCGACTACTTCGAACAGCTGCAACAGGTCTTTATCCGCCACGCCCGCCCCGAAAATATGGCGGCGATGGAAGCCTATATGCTCGATCAATTTCAATTTCTCGGCATCAAAGCACCGCAGCGACGTGCTTTGATGAAAGAATTGGGCGCACCTCGATGGAGCGCAGAACAAGTTTTAGAGTTGGCACAAGCATTGTGGACGCTGCCTTATCGCGAATATCACTATGTAGCCGTTGATCAGCTGGCACGTCATGTGAAAATTTTGCAGCCCCAGCATGTCGGTACTCTTTTGGAGCTAGCACAGAGCCAAAGTTGGTGGGACAGTGTGGACGGACTTGCTGGTGTCATCGGCGATATTCTCTTGCTCGATCAAAAACAACATGGCCCGCGCGACACCAGTATGGACGCTGCCTTGGAACATCCCTGTATGTGGCTCAGACGCATCGCGATGACGCATCAATTGGGTTGGCGTTTAGAGACCAACACCGAACGTTTGCAAACTTATGCGCTGCGTTTGGCCGATGAAAAAGAGTTTTTCATTCGCAAGGCGATTGGTTGGGCACTACGTGACTATGGGCGTTGGAATAAAGAATTTGTAGTGCAATTTTGTCGGCACAACGACAAACTCTTATCGCCTCTGAGTCTACGTGAGGCACTGAAGCATCTCGCGTGA
- a CDS encoding MAPEG family protein: MSIANWCVLAACVLPVVTVGLAKGSLGRVSRKNGGYDNHHPREWEQKLTGWQQRAIAAQNNGFEALPLFIAGVLIAQQNHANQATIDMLALGFIAVRCAYVAAYLADKATLRSIVWAVGVGLSIALFCIG; the protein is encoded by the coding sequence ATGAGTATTGCCAATTGGTGTGTGTTAGCAGCCTGTGTCTTACCGGTCGTTACAGTCGGTTTGGCGAAAGGAAGTTTGGGTCGTGTTTCGCGTAAAAATGGCGGTTACGATAACCACCATCCTCGCGAATGGGAGCAGAAACTGACGGGCTGGCAACAGCGCGCGATTGCAGCCCAAAACAACGGCTTTGAAGCGCTGCCATTGTTTATTGCGGGTGTTTTGATTGCTCAACAAAACCATGCGAATCAAGCGACGATCGACATGTTAGCGCTTGGATTTATCGCAGTGCGCTGTGCGTATGTGGCGGCCTATTTGGCAGATAAAGCAACTCTACGTTCCATCGTGTGGGCCGTCGGTGTCGGTCTCAGCATTGCCCTATTTTGCATCGGGTGA
- a CDS encoding alpha/beta fold hydrolase, protein MTLLAIVQKRRVLMGVHVGLLTVLLGACASNNIYTTGHTAINESALAYSKMGNGGPTIVFQAGLGDTKDTWSPIASSLARGSQVFAYDRPGYGDSKESSSPRDPCTIATELRSALHQAGVRPPFLLVGHSLGGIYQYAFAQMYSDDVLGMVLIDPTHPRHWEQIQAQSPTITATMKTLRLVSFSATQRREFDEQTNCLERFDLKQGLKMPVKVLFRTEYQRLEQGQLEKIVKELQGDWKTITGSDQVLYIQGASHYVHRDQPQQVITIISDFRKEIAHQAK, encoded by the coding sequence ATGACTTTGCTAGCTATTGTTCAGAAGCGCCGAGTTCTCATGGGAGTTCATGTTGGACTACTTACGGTTTTATTAGGCGCCTGCGCGAGCAATAATATCTACACCACCGGGCATACTGCCATCAATGAGAGCGCGCTGGCCTATTCCAAAATGGGCAATGGTGGACCGACCATCGTCTTTCAAGCGGGCTTAGGTGACACCAAAGATACTTGGTCTCCGATTGCCAGTTCTTTAGCACGTGGCAGTCAAGTTTTCGCTTACGACCGACCAGGCTATGGCGACAGTAAAGAGAGCAGCAGCCCGCGTGATCCCTGCACCATTGCGACTGAACTTCGTTCCGCCTTACACCAAGCTGGGGTACGTCCACCATTCCTTTTAGTGGGACATTCGCTTGGCGGAATCTATCAATATGCGTTTGCGCAAATGTACAGCGACGACGTTCTGGGCATGGTATTGATTGATCCTACTCATCCTCGTCATTGGGAACAAATTCAAGCACAGTCACCCACCATCACCGCGACCATGAAGACGCTTAGGTTGGTGAGCTTTTCGGCGACGCAACGACGCGAGTTCGATGAGCAAACCAATTGCTTAGAGCGTTTCGATTTGAAGCAAGGCCTCAAGATGCCTGTGAAAGTTTTATTCCGCACTGAATATCAACGCCTAGAACAAGGACAACTCGAGAAGATCGTCAAGGAACTGCAAGGTGATTGGAAAACCATCACGGGTAGCGATCAGGTTCTTTACATCCAAGGCGCTAGTCACTATGTCCATCGTGATCAGCCGCAGCAGGTGATCACGATTATTTCGGACTTCCGCAAAGAGATTGCGCATCAAGCAAAGTAA
- a CDS encoding DUF2798 domain-containing protein, with protein MSKEKKQQFLFGLLMSMFMALCMSGILTALNTGIEHGFLQRWTKAFLVAWLCAFPLVLVFAPLTRKLVAKLI; from the coding sequence ATGAGTAAAGAAAAGAAGCAGCAATTCCTATTTGGCTTACTGATGTCGATGTTCATGGCATTGTGTATGTCCGGTATCTTAACGGCCTTGAACACCGGTATTGAACATGGTTTCTTACAGCGTTGGACGAAGGCATTTTTGGTGGCGTGGCTGTGTGCCTTTCCACTAGTCTTGGTGTTTGCCCCATTGACGCGCAAGTTGGTGGCCAAGCTTATTTAA
- a CDS encoding tetratricopeptide repeat protein encodes MSSSILHLLEQGQSAHQLGQLAEAEQYYIQVLQQEPQHFDALHLIGAIAHQRGDHETALQFYGKALQRNPHHAPLLHNIGSCLLRLERLHEALQALEQAQRLDPQHVQSWISSGVVLRQLQDYPAAIKAFERAMEIQIDAIDAYYERGLCLQELDLDLDALLDFDDALHFLKRADKAPAQCQFARGLSLQKLGRFEEARSAYQAAAFEFTLQTKALFNLAILETTCQHYDAALNCLEDLLFIDAQSLQAHLQKIQVLKLMGHLDEAVAAIHKAAQFGLESEHAQFLLASLGRSASPHAAPADYVRSLFDHYAPHFDQHLTVNLEYRLPSILRACFQKYLARSAANFTANSRMLDLGCGTGLCGAELRDFGATLIGVDLSPEMLKRAAARNIYDSLVCNDIVHFLVGEEQVADLVLLADVLVYMGDLQELLTQCHRVLQSDGFLFFTVELDPATNSIAQTEGYRLQASQRYAHQESYLRDLAASGAWEVLEMSPHALRREGQDVIDSLVCVWRKI; translated from the coding sequence ATGTCGTCTTCCATACTCCACTTGCTAGAACAAGGCCAAAGTGCCCACCAGCTGGGTCAACTGGCCGAAGCCGAACAATACTATATTCAAGTTCTACAACAAGAGCCCCAACACTTTGATGCCTTGCATTTGATCGGAGCGATTGCGCATCAGCGCGGCGACCATGAAACCGCTTTGCAATTCTACGGAAAAGCCTTGCAACGCAATCCGCATCACGCCCCTTTATTACACAATATTGGTTCTTGTTTGCTGCGTCTCGAGCGTCTGCATGAAGCCTTGCAAGCCTTGGAACAAGCCCAGCGTTTGGATCCTCAGCATGTGCAATCTTGGATTTCGTCTGGCGTGGTCTTACGTCAGTTACAGGACTATCCCGCTGCCATCAAAGCATTTGAACGTGCGATGGAAATTCAGATTGATGCCATCGACGCGTATTACGAACGTGGACTCTGCCTGCAAGAGTTAGATTTGGATCTCGATGCGCTACTCGATTTCGACGATGCTTTGCACTTTCTTAAACGCGCTGACAAAGCACCAGCTCAGTGCCAATTTGCACGTGGTTTGAGTTTACAGAAATTAGGTCGCTTTGAGGAAGCGCGATCCGCTTATCAAGCTGCTGCGTTCGAGTTCACGCTGCAGACCAAAGCACTGTTCAATTTGGCGATTTTGGAAACCACTTGTCAGCACTATGATGCTGCTTTGAATTGTCTCGAAGATCTGCTCTTCATTGACGCGCAATCATTGCAAGCGCATCTACAAAAAATACAAGTGCTGAAGTTAATGGGACACCTCGATGAGGCTGTTGCTGCGATTCACAAGGCAGCTCAATTCGGTTTGGAATCGGAACATGCTCAATTTCTGCTTGCAAGCTTAGGCCGCTCAGCGAGTCCGCATGCCGCTCCCGCTGATTACGTACGATCACTCTTTGATCACTATGCGCCGCATTTCGATCAGCACCTCACCGTCAATTTGGAATATCGTCTACCTTCGATATTGCGCGCTTGTTTTCAGAAGTATCTGGCGCGCTCCGCCGCAAACTTTACAGCAAACTCACGCATGCTTGACCTTGGTTGCGGTACGGGTTTGTGTGGTGCTGAACTGCGCGATTTTGGCGCTACACTGATTGGCGTAGACCTGTCTCCGGAAATGCTCAAACGCGCAGCGGCTCGCAACATCTACGATAGTTTGGTATGCAACGATATCGTGCACTTCCTAGTAGGCGAAGAACAAGTCGCCGATCTTGTGTTACTGGCGGATGTGTTGGTGTACATGGGCGACTTGCAAGAGCTTCTCACTCAATGCCACCGCGTGCTGCAATCAGATGGTTTCTTGTTCTTTACGGTGGAGCTCGATCCAGCAACAAACTCGATCGCGCAAACTGAGGGGTATCGATTGCAGGCCTCGCAACGCTATGCGCACCAAGAAAGCTATCTACGTGATCTTGCCGCCAGCGGTGCGTGGGAAGTGTTGGAGATGTCGCCCCATGCCTTGCGGCGTGAGGGACAAGATGTGATCGATAGCTTGGTTTGCGTCTGGCGCAAGATCTAA
- a CDS encoding low molecular weight protein-tyrosine-phosphatase — translation MHKILFVCMGNICRSPSAEGVFRHQVEQAGRADQFLIDSAGTHAYHIGEPPDLRSQEFALKRGIDLSKQRTRQVEVADFARFDLVLAMDQDNYALLMRKCPEQHQHKIKLMMSFARHSRSEIVPDPYYGGAQGFETVLDYLEDASAGLLQSLTS, via the coding sequence ATGCATAAGATTCTTTTTGTTTGCATGGGCAACATCTGTCGTTCTCCGAGTGCTGAGGGCGTATTTCGCCATCAAGTTGAACAAGCTGGGCGAGCTGATCAATTTCTGATCGATTCCGCAGGGACCCATGCCTATCATATTGGTGAGCCGCCAGATCTGCGTTCACAAGAGTTCGCTTTGAAACGTGGTATTGATCTATCGAAGCAAAGGACGCGACAAGTGGAAGTGGCCGATTTTGCGCGCTTCGATTTGGTGTTAGCGATGGATCAGGATAACTATGCTTTGCTGATGCGCAAGTGTCCGGAACAACATCAACATAAAATAAAACTGATGATGTCCTTTGCGCGCCATAGCCGCTCAGAGATTGTGCCGGATCCTTACTATGGTGGCGCGCAAGGATTCGAAACGGTACTCGATTATCTTGAGGATGCCAGTGCGGGTTTATTGCAAAGCCTTACATCATAG
- a CDS encoding M28 family peptidase: MSYFFLNNKEDVSLRRHIIAFLALICLVVWLTIQSIAPRQSLITADHLRNAQADLARISAARHPVGSIAHQQVRAFLVERLEKMGLNVEQQNSFAINPRNNSAAQVHNLMVKLSANSGQGQAKTILVAAHYDSVANSYGAGDDGVSIANMLQVIADLQQQKRQNDLLFLMTDAEENGLLGAIAFAEQHPWSKEVALVLNFDNRGNSGPIMMFETSNQNGKLIQHLAQATPKVVSNSIMYEVYKALPNDTDFTIFRKKGIAGLNFAMIDNFSSYHTHHDTAQELDPASLAEQQQLMRDLLQHFAQQDLQQLKTENHVYFSLPGLGLVHYSNTLAMVFSALIILGLVLILIAQVRWQRRHDLPSQTLRLRYTIFASILFLLQLAILGFLGQRAWIFICRLYPEYATLRDADNGHFYLLAFILFFATVFTYVQRWLCRWWRPIELQIGAYLIWAILLAVTTVLAPGLSFLFAWPLSFVLLAKVWHLRATEKTIERAAELSSVRLFWVNGMALLPAIVLFAPLILLFNIALGMRMSGVPIGLSLLVLGLAIPTLLPIANQLRRWIPLLFVKISIVAAAMATANYHKAFPEPTQLMYVGGAQTGENYWVSPNENLNSELMALFGQTLEYKHLEHVVGPHSRYAKFPLWHAKTSERTLEKPVIQVQQVRVVDRHLLVQVKVDSPLFANHSFFALEGSKVFKARINGQDFVSQDPDHWSILIHGRNQVGNAMGNLLELEIEAGRAAKLRVIDSTYQSFPDLKTNSDFMAMSIATLDIH; the protein is encoded by the coding sequence ATGTCTTACTTTTTCCTCAACAATAAGGAAGATGTCTCATTACGCCGGCACATCATTGCTTTCCTCGCGCTGATTTGTTTGGTGGTTTGGCTCACGATTCAAAGTATCGCCCCTCGTCAAAGCCTCATTACGGCAGATCATTTGCGGAACGCACAAGCCGATCTAGCGCGCATCAGTGCCGCACGTCACCCGGTTGGCAGCATCGCCCATCAACAAGTGCGTGCCTTCTTGGTCGAGCGCTTGGAAAAAATGGGCCTCAACGTCGAGCAGCAAAATAGCTTCGCCATCAATCCTCGCAACAACAGCGCCGCGCAAGTTCATAATTTAATGGTCAAATTGTCCGCAAATAGCGGGCAGGGACAGGCTAAAACGATACTGGTCGCGGCCCATTATGATTCGGTGGCAAATAGCTATGGTGCTGGTGATGATGGCGTCTCAATTGCCAATATGCTGCAAGTGATCGCCGATCTGCAACAGCAAAAAAGGCAAAACGACCTTCTCTTTCTGATGACGGATGCTGAAGAGAATGGCTTATTGGGAGCGATTGCTTTTGCAGAACAACACCCTTGGAGTAAAGAGGTAGCGCTGGTATTAAACTTCGACAACCGCGGCAATAGCGGTCCCATCATGATGTTTGAAACCAGCAATCAAAATGGAAAACTGATTCAACATCTCGCGCAAGCTACACCGAAAGTGGTCAGCAATTCCATCATGTACGAAGTTTACAAAGCGCTGCCGAATGACACTGATTTCACGATCTTTCGCAAAAAAGGTATCGCCGGTTTGAACTTCGCGATGATCGATAATTTCTCGAGTTATCACACACATCACGACACCGCTCAGGAACTCGATCCGGCCTCACTGGCCGAGCAACAGCAATTGATGCGAGATTTACTGCAACATTTCGCGCAACAAGACCTACAACAACTGAAAACCGAGAATCACGTTTATTTCTCACTGCCTGGGCTTGGACTCGTACACTACTCGAACACGTTGGCGATGGTCTTCAGTGCGCTCATTATTCTTGGCTTGGTGCTCATCCTCATCGCACAAGTACGCTGGCAGCGCCGCCACGATCTTCCATCACAAACACTACGCCTACGCTACACCATATTCGCTAGCATTTTATTTCTGCTTCAACTCGCCATACTCGGTTTTTTAGGGCAACGTGCTTGGATCTTCATCTGCCGTCTCTATCCGGAATACGCCACGCTACGTGATGCCGATAACGGCCATTTTTATCTACTCGCTTTCATCCTCTTCTTCGCCACCGTTTTCACCTATGTACAACGCTGGCTGTGTCGTTGGTGGCGTCCTATCGAACTACAAATAGGTGCGTACCTGATCTGGGCGATCCTACTCGCGGTCACCACGGTGCTAGCACCTGGTCTCAGTTTTCTATTTGCTTGGCCACTGAGTTTCGTACTCTTGGCGAAAGTATGGCATTTGAGAGCGACCGAGAAGACAATCGAGAGGGCGGCTGAATTGTCGTCCGTACGCTTGTTTTGGGTGAACGGTATGGCACTGCTTCCTGCCATCGTCCTATTTGCGCCCCTGATTTTATTGTTCAATATTGCGCTCGGGATGCGCATGTCTGGCGTACCGATCGGTTTAAGCTTACTGGTACTGGGTCTGGCGATTCCAACGCTGTTACCGATCGCCAACCAATTGCGCCGTTGGATTCCTCTTCTCTTTGTAAAAATTTCTATCGTCGCCGCCGCGATGGCGACCGCCAATTATCACAAAGCCTTTCCCGAGCCGACTCAACTCATGTACGTCGGTGGCGCTCAAACGGGAGAAAATTACTGGGTCAGCCCGAATGAAAATCTGAATTCAGAATTAATGGCACTGTTTGGGCAAACTCTGGAATACAAGCATTTGGAACACGTGGTTGGGCCCCATTCTCGCTACGCCAAATTCCCGCTGTGGCACGCAAAAACCAGCGAACGCACGCTAGAAAAACCTGTGATACAGGTGCAACAAGTGCGCGTCGTCGACCGTCATTTGTTGGTCCAAGTCAAAGTAGATAGCCCACTGTTTGCCAACCATAGCTTTTTCGCGCTTGAAGGCAGTAAAGTGTTCAAGGCGCGCATTAATGGGCAAGATTTCGTTAGCCAAGATCCGGATCACTGGAGCATCTTGATTCATGGCCGCAATCAAGTCGGCAATGCGATGGGCAACTTATTGGAATTAGAAATCGAAGCTGGCCGTGCCGCCAAATTGCGGGTGATCGACAGCACTTACCAGAGCTTTCCAGATCTAAAAACGAATAGTGATTTTATGGCCATGAGCATCGCCACACTTGATATTCACTAA